One genomic region from Proteus vulgaris encodes:
- the nagA gene encoding N-acetylglucosamine-6-phosphate deacetylase has product MSQQYAILADRTFTPEGIRYLCYVRVKGDVIESITTQAPTDCPIIRLKGKSLLPGFVDIHIHGREGADVMDATQEGLQTIADALVKTGVVAWVGTTVTAPMDDIRQALSQVRTFLSKPQTSGALLLGSFLEGPYFTERHRGSHPVKYLKAPTISELETLLESAGNTLLRVAVAPEAQGSMEAIDWLVNRGIKPSVAHTAATYEQTSDAFLHGADCGVHLYNGMTGLHHREPGCCGAVLYHNVLAELIADGIHVHPVMMQLAYRMKGYQQLALITDCMRAGGLPDGDYTLGAQTVSVSQGQAKTADGSLAGSTCSLDSALRNMVQRAHVPEWEAVQMASAIPAEYLGIGDKLGYIKAGRQASFAVVDECFHLTDTFIRGNHIYSVSGENV; this is encoded by the coding sequence ATGAGCCAGCAATATGCCATTTTAGCCGACAGAACCTTTACACCAGAAGGCATTCGTTATCTTTGCTATGTCCGTGTTAAAGGCGATGTTATTGAATCAATCACCACGCAAGCGCCAACAGATTGCCCCATTATTCGCCTAAAAGGGAAATCGTTACTACCCGGTTTTGTGGATATTCATATTCACGGTCGTGAAGGTGCTGACGTAATGGATGCGACTCAAGAAGGGTTACAAACCATAGCTGATGCGTTAGTGAAAACAGGTGTAGTTGCATGGGTTGGTACAACAGTAACAGCACCAATGGATGATATTCGCCAAGCATTATCACAAGTACGTACATTTTTATCGAAGCCACAAACTTCGGGTGCATTGTTACTTGGGAGCTTTTTAGAAGGACCTTATTTTACTGAGCGTCATAGAGGCTCTCATCCTGTGAAATATCTAAAAGCACCAACAATATCAGAGCTAGAAACATTGCTTGAAAGTGCGGGTAACACATTATTGCGTGTCGCTGTTGCGCCGGAAGCACAAGGTTCGATGGAGGCGATTGATTGGTTGGTCAATCGAGGCATTAAACCTAGTGTGGCGCATACAGCGGCAACTTATGAACAAACATCAGATGCATTTTTACATGGTGCTGATTGTGGGGTGCATTTGTATAACGGAATGACGGGACTCCATCATCGTGAACCGGGATGTTGTGGTGCCGTGTTGTATCACAATGTATTGGCGGAATTGATTGCAGATGGCATTCATGTTCACCCCGTTATGATGCAATTAGCGTATCGCATGAAAGGTTATCAACAACTCGCTTTAATTACAGATTGCATGCGTGCTGGGGGATTACCTGACGGTGATTACACGCTGGGCGCTCAAACAGTTAGCGTCTCCCAAGGTCAGGCAAAAACAGCAGATGGCTCTTTGGCTGGGAGTACATGTAGCTTAGACAGTGCATTAAGAAATATGGTGCAACGAGCACATGTTCCTGAATGGGAAGCAGTACAAATGGCGAGTGCGATCCCAGCCGAGTATCTCGGTATCGGCGATAAGTTGGGTTATATCAAAGCAGGGCGACAAGCCAGCTTTGCTGTGGTGGATGAATGTTTTCATCTCACCGATACATTCATCAGAGGAAATCATATTTACTCTGTATCCGGGGAAAATGTATAG
- the agaF gene encoding PTS galactosamine/N-acetylgalactosamine transporter subunit IIA, with protein MIGLIVSGHLNFASGMASAVKAIAGEQEDIAFIDFVESISPDELEEKMREAINSMSCQQYLFLTDLPGGTPCNRAMAIMMQNPAVEVLAGVNLPMIVNAAFEREGCSTSELVQTLREIGQDSIQDIREQLALIDSNDAEEEDGL; from the coding sequence ATGATAGGTCTTATTGTTTCAGGACATCTTAATTTTGCCTCTGGTATGGCATCAGCCGTAAAAGCGATTGCCGGTGAGCAAGAAGATATCGCATTTATCGATTTTGTTGAGTCAATTTCTCCTGATGAACTTGAAGAAAAAATGCGTGAAGCGATTAACTCAATGTCATGTCAGCAATATCTATTTTTAACAGATTTACCCGGTGGAACCCCTTGTAATCGTGCAATGGCAATTATGATGCAAAATCCTGCTGTTGAAGTGTTAGCCGGTGTGAATCTACCGATGATCGTTAATGCGGCTTTCGAACGAGAAGGGTGTTCAACATCAGAGTTAGTACAAACATTACGCGAAATAGGTCAAGACAGTATTCAAGATATTCGTGAGCAATTGGCACTAATAGACAGCAATGATGCTGAAGAAGAAGACGGTTTATGA
- a CDS encoding PTS system mannose/fructose/sorbose family transporter subunit IID, translating into MVSDNSTALKTQDKTETGSLIDGIDEYQDTTVRKVITKGDLWKCAFRGLFMEGNFNFERMQGGGFAFSIIPALKKIHGNNKRDYATSLKNHLQFFNASPKLFTFLLGTAVAMEENKEKPSTVNVMKVAGMGPTGGIGDAIDHMTLMPLTLALGASIAMEGSIAGPFVFFFLYQIVHFLVYFGLMFMGYRAGTAAMVNMSDATEKLAKAANIMGIFVIGALSATFIKVQTTASLELGGKVVELQSALFDKIMPNLLPLCLVFLMYKMVKSTGFWGKPPVLIFSTLAFGVVGHVLGFL; encoded by the coding sequence ATGGTATCTGATAATAGCACCGCATTGAAAACGCAGGATAAAACAGAAACGGGTTCTTTGATTGATGGCATTGATGAGTATCAAGATACCACCGTCAGAAAAGTTATCACTAAAGGCGACCTTTGGAAGTGTGCATTCCGTGGTTTGTTTATGGAAGGTAACTTTAACTTTGAACGTATGCAAGGTGGTGGATTTGCCTTCTCGATTATCCCAGCATTAAAGAAGATCCATGGGAACAATAAGCGTGACTATGCAACATCACTGAAAAACCATCTGCAATTTTTTAATGCCAGTCCTAAGCTGTTTACCTTTTTATTGGGTACAGCCGTTGCAATGGAAGAAAACAAAGAAAAACCATCGACTGTTAACGTGATGAAAGTTGCGGGAATGGGACCAACAGGGGGCATTGGTGATGCTATCGACCATATGACTCTGATGCCACTGACATTAGCATTGGGCGCATCTATTGCTATGGAAGGTTCGATTGCGGGGCCTTTTGTTTTCTTCTTCTTGTATCAAATTGTTCACTTTTTAGTGTATTTCGGGCTGATGTTTATGGGCTATCGCGCAGGAACCGCTGCGATGGTCAATATGAGTGATGCCACCGAAAAGCTAGCTAAAGCTGCCAATATTATGGGTATCTTTGTCATTGGGGCGCTCTCCGCGACCTTTATCAAGGTGCAAACCACCGCCTCGTTAGAGCTGGGAGGAAAGGTGGTTGAATTGCAAAGCGCGCTCTTTGACAAAATCATGCCGAATTTACTACCTCTGTGCTTGGTTTTCCTGATGTACAAAATGGTGAAAAGCACCGGTTTTTGGGGTAAGCCTCCGGTATTGATTTTCTCAACTCTTGCATTTGGCGTTGTCGGTCACGTATTAGGATTCTTATAA
- the agaW gene encoding PTS N-acetylgalactosamine transporter subunit IIC → MIFEASLVALWAFFCGIDKYDVALNIHRPLITGPVVGLIMGDMQVGLIAGATLELAWLGLVPNAGAQPPDVTLGTIAAVAFAVMTNQSPEVAMGIGMPIAVLMQMLVIGFFAMTAFTMGKADRYAERADAAGVSRLLIITITVRSLLYALVAFVTVYFGEHAAQWIDDNTPKVLLEGLGIGAKMVPAIGFAMLLKIMWSKEVAGVFFIGFVMTTYLKLPIMAVAILGASAAALYFFFSGNNKNTSQQNEDFEDGI, encoded by the coding sequence ATGATTTTTGAAGCTTCTTTAGTGGCTTTATGGGCCTTTTTTTGCGGTATAGATAAGTATGACGTTGCATTAAATATTCACAGACCACTCATTACTGGGCCTGTTGTTGGCCTGATTATGGGGGATATGCAGGTTGGATTAATTGCAGGTGCAACGTTAGAACTCGCATGGTTAGGATTGGTTCCTAACGCTGGTGCTCAGCCGCCAGATGTGACTTTAGGTACGATTGCTGCTGTTGCTTTTGCAGTAATGACAAACCAATCACCTGAAGTTGCCATGGGAATTGGTATGCCTATTGCGGTGCTAATGCAAATGCTCGTGATTGGTTTCTTTGCTATGACGGCTTTCACAATGGGGAAAGCGGATAGATATGCGGAAAGAGCTGATGCAGCCGGAGTTTCTCGGTTACTTATTATCACAATTACGGTACGTTCATTACTCTATGCTTTAGTTGCCTTTGTGACGGTCTACTTTGGTGAACATGCGGCTCAATGGATTGATGATAATACCCCGAAAGTGTTGCTTGAAGGCTTAGGCATCGGAGCGAAAATGGTTCCTGCTATTGGTTTCGCAATGTTGTTGAAAATCATGTGGTCAAAAGAAGTCGCTGGTGTGTTCTTCATTGGTTTCGTGATGACAACCTATCTAAAACTCCCAATTATGGCAGTCGCGATTTTAGGCGCATCAGCTGCTGCGCTCTACTTCTTCTTTAGTGGTAACAACAAAAATACAAGTCAGCAGAATGAGGATTTCGAAGATGGTATCTGA
- the agaV gene encoding PTS N-acetylgalactosamine transporter subunit IIB — translation MNTPNIVWTRIDERLLHGQIRITWGKHTEANLILVANDDAAEGPNAAFMQAGMKASAGGEYAVRFFSIQKTIDVISKASPRQKIFVLCNNPKDVARLVEGGVPITHCNVGNMHFHEGKRQIAKTVSVNDADIEAFKSLVANGVTCTIQNTPDQTPVDVLALASA, via the coding sequence ATGAACACACCGAATATTGTCTGGACCCGCATTGATGAACGTTTACTCCATGGTCAAATCCGCATTACATGGGGTAAACATACAGAAGCAAACCTGATTTTAGTGGCTAATGATGATGCAGCAGAAGGCCCTAATGCCGCATTTATGCAAGCAGGAATGAAAGCGTCAGCGGGTGGTGAATACGCTGTTCGTTTCTTCTCTATTCAAAAAACTATTGATGTTATTAGTAAAGCATCGCCTCGTCAGAAAATTTTTGTTCTGTGTAATAACCCAAAAGATGTTGCCCGTTTAGTGGAAGGCGGCGTGCCCATTACTCATTGTAATGTTGGCAATATGCATTTTCATGAAGGGAAACGTCAAATTGCGAAAACCGTATCAGTCAATGATGCCGACATTGAAGCGTTTAAAAGCCTCGTCGCAAATGGGGTCACTTGCACAATCCAAAACACACCCGATCAGACACCTGTTGATGTGCTAGCGCTCGCATCAGCCTGA
- a CDS encoding SIS domain-containing protein yields the protein MEYLSYQTAQLEQLNAFWTAKEIEQQPECWKKTWQSVKEKRADIEAFLNKALAVPHARIILTGAGTSAFAGKALAPILSGHTKRRVDAIATTDLVADPQEYLAEDIPTLLISFARSGNSPESVAALDVATECLSQCYHLVLTCNANGKLYEYCQNNSSALALLMPEESNDRSLAMTSSFSSMMMAAVTIFLGDNVFSDSIAPFFSHYKAQFNKANQIIRDKYAGKFKRVIYLGSGGLQGLAQEAALKMLELTAGKVVASFDTPLGFRHGPKSIVNKETLVVMFFSNDPYTRQYETDLLREVIHDNASGKVIAITARNDNAFSPESFVYIPALENCSDVALLFPYLMLAQSFAFHSSIALGNTPDNPSPTGEINRVVQGVTIYPFSHKKDDTQSALN from the coding sequence ATGGAATATTTAAGTTATCAGACCGCTCAATTAGAGCAACTGAATGCATTTTGGACTGCGAAAGAAATTGAGCAACAACCAGAATGTTGGAAGAAAACATGGCAATCAGTAAAAGAAAAACGTGCTGATATTGAAGCCTTTTTAAATAAAGCGCTGGCAGTACCTCATGCGCGAATTATTTTAACTGGCGCGGGTACGTCTGCATTTGCTGGGAAAGCATTGGCTCCTATTTTAAGTGGCCATACAAAACGTCGCGTCGATGCGATTGCAACAACTGATTTAGTGGCTGATCCACAAGAATATTTAGCAGAAGACATTCCTACGTTATTGATTTCTTTTGCACGTTCAGGCAATAGCCCTGAAAGTGTGGCTGCATTAGATGTTGCGACTGAATGCCTATCACAGTGTTATCACTTGGTGCTGACATGTAATGCAAATGGCAAGCTTTATGAGTATTGCCAAAATAACAGCAGTGCATTGGCATTGTTGATGCCTGAAGAATCAAACGATCGTTCTTTAGCGATGACCTCTAGTTTTTCATCCATGATGATGGCTGCGGTAACCATCTTTTTAGGTGATAACGTTTTTAGTGACTCGATTGCTCCGTTTTTTAGTCACTATAAAGCGCAGTTTAATAAAGCAAATCAAATTATTAGGGATAAATACGCCGGGAAGTTTAAACGAGTTATTTATCTTGGAAGTGGTGGATTACAAGGCTTAGCACAGGAAGCTGCGTTGAAAATGTTAGAGCTTACTGCGGGTAAAGTGGTTGCTAGTTTTGATACTCCACTAGGCTTTCGACATGGACCTAAGTCTATCGTAAATAAAGAAACTTTAGTGGTGATGTTTTTCTCGAATGATCCTTATACACGTCAATATGAGACTGACTTATTACGAGAGGTTATTCACGATAATGCATCAGGCAAGGTGATCGCGATCACCGCACGAAATGATAACGCTTTCTCACCAGAGAGTTTTGTTTATATTCCTGCGTTAGAGAACTGTTCTGATGTGGCGCTATTGTTCCCTTACTTGATGTTGGCGCAATCATTCGCATTTCACAGTTCCATTGCACTAGGGAATACGCCTGATAATCCGTCTCCGACAGGAGAAATCAACCGTGTTGTACAAGGCGTCACAATTTATCCGTTCTCACACAAAAAAGACGACACACAGTCTGCTTTAAATTAA
- the kbaZ gene encoding tagatose-bisphosphate aldolase subunit KbaZ — MHPLEKIVQQHKSGKQNGIYSVCSAHPLVIEAALLQALDNDSFLLIEATSNQVDQFGGYTGMTPADFYQYVIEQAENVGFPIEKLILGGDHLGPNRWQHLNAEEAMANADVLIAHYVAAGFKKIHLDCSMSCADDPIPLTDEIVASRAARLAVIAENTAKETFGTSDIVYVVGTEVPVPGGAAEELDTVEVTSPDAARKTLECHRQAFQNVGIGDCWERVIGLVVQPGVEFDHTGIIDYQQEEAQALSQVVNDYSHLVFEAHSTDYQTKEAYKQLVHDHFAILKVGPALTFAMREGLYALCSIEETLFPQEQCSKLREKMEQLMCREPGFWQKYYHGDERQQAFARVYSFSDRIRYYWPDAEINAAIDTLMDNLSIKPIPLPLLSQYLPYQFTQFREGMIDGSPESFVIAKIRDVLSVYADACYVH, encoded by the coding sequence ATGCATCCTTTAGAAAAGATTGTTCAGCAACACAAATCAGGCAAACAGAATGGCATTTATTCTGTTTGTTCTGCCCACCCTTTAGTAATAGAAGCAGCTCTATTACAAGCGCTGGATAATGATTCCTTTCTGCTAATTGAGGCCACCTCTAATCAGGTTGATCAGTTTGGTGGTTATACGGGAATGACTCCCGCTGACTTCTACCAATATGTCATTGAACAAGCTGAAAATGTGGGTTTTCCTATCGAGAAACTTATTCTTGGTGGTGACCATCTAGGGCCTAATCGTTGGCAACATCTTAACGCTGAAGAAGCGATGGCAAATGCAGATGTGTTGATTGCACATTATGTTGCCGCGGGTTTTAAAAAAATTCATCTCGATTGCAGTATGTCTTGTGCTGATGATCCAATTCCTTTAACGGATGAAATTGTGGCATCTCGCGCAGCACGCCTTGCTGTGATTGCAGAAAACACAGCAAAAGAGACATTCGGCACAAGTGATATTGTTTATGTTGTTGGTACAGAAGTTCCCGTTCCGGGCGGTGCTGCTGAAGAACTTGATACTGTTGAAGTGACTTCACCTGATGCCGCACGCAAAACATTAGAGTGCCATCGCCAAGCTTTTCAAAATGTGGGCATTGGTGATTGTTGGGAACGCGTGATTGGTTTGGTTGTTCAGCCTGGCGTTGAATTTGATCATACGGGGATCATTGATTATCAACAAGAAGAAGCACAAGCATTAAGCCAAGTGGTAAATGATTATTCTCATCTTGTTTTCGAAGCCCACTCTACGGATTATCAAACTAAAGAAGCTTATAAACAGTTAGTTCATGATCACTTTGCCATTTTAAAAGTAGGACCTGCATTAACTTTTGCAATGCGTGAAGGTTTATACGCACTTTGCTCTATTGAAGAAACATTATTCCCTCAAGAACAGTGCTCTAAATTACGTGAAAAAATGGAGCAACTGATGTGCCGTGAACCGGGCTTTTGGCAAAAGTACTATCATGGTGATGAGCGTCAACAAGCCTTTGCTAGAGTGTATAGTTTTAGTGATCGTATTCGCTATTACTGGCCTGATGCTGAGATTAATGCCGCCATCGACACATTAATGGATAACTTATCTATTAAACCTATTCCATTACCGTTACTAAGCCAATATCTGCCTTATCAATTTACCCAATTTAGAGAAGGCATGATTGACGGATCGCCTGAATCTTTTGTTATTGCGAAAATTCGTGATGTGTTATCGGTTTATGCCGATGCGTGCTATGTCCATTAA
- the agaR gene encoding transcriptional repressor AgaR, with protein sequence MKAAVERRMEILDMVNQQGKARVEDLAELFKVSSVTIRSDLSFLEKNGYIVRSHGAAIPNTGFIAELSIHEKRGQNASIKTLIGKAAATLIKDGDTVILDSGTTTREIATHLKSRENVVVMTNGLDVAMELANTSGVEVLMTGGVLRKSALSFSGSQAENSLRNYRFDKVFLGVDGFDLRVGITTHNEQEASLNRLMCDISETIIAVADSTKFSKRSCHMIREFGDIDILVTDSGIPEEYIQELKEHKIEVIIVDDKAS encoded by the coding sequence GTGAAAGCGGCAGTTGAGAGGCGTATGGAAATCCTCGATATGGTAAACCAACAAGGTAAAGCCAGAGTCGAAGATCTCGCTGAATTATTCAAAGTCTCAAGTGTCACTATCCGCAGCGATCTAAGTTTTCTTGAGAAAAATGGTTATATCGTTCGTTCTCATGGTGCAGCAATTCCTAATACAGGATTTATTGCCGAATTGAGTATCCACGAAAAACGTGGGCAAAACGCGAGCATAAAAACATTAATCGGGAAAGCTGCCGCAACGCTGATAAAGGATGGAGACACCGTCATTCTTGACTCGGGGACAACTACTCGCGAAATCGCGACACATTTAAAGTCGCGCGAAAATGTAGTGGTCATGACTAACGGTCTGGATGTCGCAATGGAGTTAGCAAATACCTCAGGTGTGGAAGTATTAATGACCGGTGGTGTATTGCGAAAAAGTGCGTTGTCTTTTTCAGGCTCACAAGCTGAAAATAGTCTTAGAAATTACCGGTTTGATAAGGTTTTTCTAGGCGTTGACGGATTCGATTTACGCGTTGGTATCACCACACACAATGAACAGGAAGCCAGTCTTAACCGTTTAATGTGTGATATCTCAGAAACGATTATTGCGGTTGCAGATTCTACGAAATTCAGTAAACGCAGCTGTCATATGATCAGAGAATTTGGTGATATCGATATCTTAGTGACCGATTCAGGTATCCCTGAAGAATATATTCAGGAACTGAAAGAGCACAAAATCGAAGTGATTATCGTCGACGATAAGGCATCGTAA
- a CDS encoding anaerobic sulfatase maturase: MALNQPAYFHMMAKPTSYHCNIKCEYCFYLEKENIFQDEEKEAGHIVMPDGVLRRYIKDYIQSHGGDQVDFSWQGGEPTLAGLAFFEQVVKYQKQFANGKTITNSVQTNAIAINRQWAQFFADNHFLLGVSIDGIEAVHDKYRISVNGSPTFERVKRAINLLNEYGVEFNTLTVVNDQNWNKGKETYQALKALGSTFFQFIPIVEVDRRFPHTHGGHYAPGPNAQLAPFSVPAEGYGQFMTEVFNEWIRQGDIGKIYIRLFDSLLGTWMGYPASTCIQSKTCGQALIIEANGDVYSCDHYVYPANNLGNIHQNNLAHLATSKQQQRFGQNKYDKQTSLCKQCEVQSLCYGGCPKHRIIAIEGEKHRHNYLCRSYKQIFHHTAIGMQLMQQAISRGGLASDALPAMKRNYLK, encoded by the coding sequence ATGGCATTAAATCAACCTGCTTATTTTCATATGATGGCAAAACCTACAAGCTACCACTGTAATATTAAGTGTGAATACTGCTTTTATCTGGAAAAAGAAAATATTTTTCAAGATGAAGAAAAAGAGGCTGGTCATATAGTCATGCCTGATGGTGTGCTGCGTCGTTATATTAAAGATTATATTCAATCACACGGTGGCGATCAGGTTGATTTTTCATGGCAAGGTGGTGAGCCAACGCTTGCAGGGCTAGCTTTCTTTGAACAAGTCGTCAAATACCAAAAGCAATTTGCTAACGGCAAAACGATTACAAATAGTGTACAAACCAATGCAATCGCCATTAATCGCCAGTGGGCGCAATTCTTTGCTGATAACCACTTTCTATTAGGCGTTTCAATTGATGGTATTGAAGCCGTTCATGATAAATATCGTATTTCGGTTAATGGAAGCCCTACTTTTGAAAGAGTAAAACGGGCAATTAACCTACTTAACGAGTATGGCGTTGAATTTAATACACTCACTGTCGTTAATGACCAAAATTGGAATAAAGGAAAAGAAACCTATCAAGCCTTAAAAGCATTAGGCTCAACCTTCTTTCAATTTATCCCAATTGTCGAAGTTGATAGACGCTTTCCTCATACTCACGGGGGTCATTACGCTCCGGGTCCCAATGCACAATTAGCGCCATTTTCCGTTCCTGCTGAAGGCTACGGACAATTTATGACTGAAGTGTTTAATGAATGGATACGCCAAGGCGATATTGGAAAAATATACATTCGTTTATTTGATAGTTTGTTAGGCACATGGATGGGATATCCTGCATCAACATGCATTCAATCTAAAACCTGTGGTCAGGCATTGATCATTGAAGCCAATGGTGATGTTTATTCTTGCGATCACTATGTTTATCCCGCCAATAATTTAGGCAATATCCATCAAAATAACCTTGCTCATTTAGCCACTTCAAAACAGCAACAGCGCTTTGGTCAAAATAAATATGACAAACAAACCAGCCTCTGCAAGCAATGTGAAGTACAAAGCTTATGTTATGGCGGTTGCCCTAAACATCGCATTATTGCTATTGAAGGTGAAAAACATCGCCATAACTACCTGTGTCGCTCTTATAAACAAATATTTCATCATACAGCGATAGGTATGCAACTAATGCAGCAAGCCATTTCACGGGGAGGTCTTGCTAGTGATGCGCTTCCTGCAATGAAAAGAAACTACCTAAAGTAA
- a CDS encoding sulfatase, whose protein sequence is MTLLSVKKSLLAGLIATSCLSIPISANAGGTPEKPNILLIVMDDLGTGQLDFVLDTLDVDALAQRPTPPRYEGDINKMVEAARIAMPNVSEMATNGTKMTNAFVAHPVCGPSRAGIFTGRSPASFGTYSNDDAILGIPQDIKLLPSLFQENGYATASIGKWHNAKVIRKPKINESKQTRDYHDNMISTPEAGYAPHERGFDYDFSYYASGVALWNSPAFWRNGVNVPAPGYTTHLLTDETLKFIDEHKDKPFFINLSYSVPHIPLEQASPTKYMEKFDTGNVEADKYFAALNAADEGIGQIIAKLKENGELENTLIFFLSDNGAVNESPMPMNAMDRGFKGQMFNGGVRVPFIAYQPGTIPAGMKSDEMISALDILPTALQTAGIAIPDNLNVEGKNIMPLLKGETTKSPHNYLYWAGPGTKHYSEENQEFWHGYHQWITYQRKTPPTNPNLEKLSKGAWAVRDGEWALYFYDDGKNQPQLFNDKSDPAESIDLAKQNPQKVTELKNAYYQWIKDKPKPVLWRQDHYQILVDSAKP, encoded by the coding sequence GTGACCTTACTTTCTGTTAAAAAAAGCCTACTAGCGGGGCTGATTGCTACATCGTGTTTAAGCATTCCAATCTCAGCTAATGCAGGTGGTACGCCTGAAAAGCCAAATATTTTATTAATAGTGATGGATGATTTAGGTACAGGACAACTTGATTTTGTACTGGATACCTTAGATGTTGATGCGTTAGCGCAAAGACCCACACCGCCACGTTATGAAGGCGATATCAATAAAATGGTAGAAGCGGCGCGCATTGCTATGCCCAATGTCAGTGAAATGGCAACAAATGGCACTAAAATGACCAATGCCTTTGTTGCCCATCCTGTTTGTGGTCCTTCCCGAGCGGGTATTTTTACTGGGCGTTCTCCAGCAAGCTTTGGTACTTACAGTAATGACGATGCCATTTTAGGTATCCCCCAAGATATCAAACTATTACCTTCACTTTTCCAAGAAAATGGCTATGCCACTGCCAGTATTGGTAAATGGCATAATGCAAAAGTTATTCGCAAACCGAAAATTAATGAAAGTAAGCAAACTCGCGATTATCACGACAATATGATTTCAACACCAGAAGCAGGTTATGCTCCTCATGAGCGCGGTTTCGATTATGACTTTAGTTATTATGCATCGGGCGTAGCTTTATGGAACTCACCTGCATTTTGGCGTAATGGTGTCAATGTTCCTGCTCCGGGCTATACCACGCATCTTTTAACAGATGAAACATTAAAATTTATTGATGAACATAAAGATAAACCTTTCTTTATTAATCTCTCTTACAGTGTTCCTCATATTCCGCTAGAACAAGCTTCACCCACTAAATATATGGAGAAGTTTGATACTGGTAATGTTGAAGCAGACAAATACTTTGCTGCCTTAAATGCAGCCGATGAAGGGATTGGTCAAATTATTGCAAAGTTAAAAGAAAACGGTGAGTTGGAAAACACGCTGATCTTTTTCTTATCAGATAATGGCGCAGTTAATGAATCGCCAATGCCAATGAATGCAATGGATAGAGGCTTTAAGGGGCAAATGTTTAATGGTGGCGTTAGAGTGCCTTTTATTGCCTATCAGCCCGGTACTATTCCAGCCGGAATGAAAAGTGATGAGATGATCTCTGCACTTGATATTTTACCGACGGCATTACAAACAGCAGGTATTGCTATTCCCGACAATCTAAATGTTGAAGGGAAAAACATCATGCCTTTACTTAAAGGTGAAACAACAAAATCCCCTCACAATTATCTTTATTGGGCCGGCCCCGGTACTAAACATTACAGCGAAGAAAACCAAGAGTTTTGGCACGGATATCATCAATGGATAACCTATCAACGTAAAACACCACCTACAAATCCTAATTTAGAAAAACTCTCTAAAGGTGCTTGGGCTGTACGTGACGGCGAATGGGCACTCTATTTTTATGATGATGGAAAAAATCAGCCTCAACTTTTTAACGATAAAAGTGATCCGGCTGAATCAATCGATCTTGCCAAACAAAATCCACAAAAAGTGACAGAGCTAAAAAATGCCTATTACCAGTGGATCAAGGATAAGCCAAAGCCTGTTCTTTGGAGACAAGATCACTATCAAATACTGGTGGATTCCGCAAAACCTTAA